The window CGGTATGGGTCGGCGGCATCCGTACGTCCGCGACGACCACGTCCGGCAGCGCTCCCTGTGCGTCGAGCTCCGTAATGGTCTTGATCAGTGCTTCTCCGTCGCCGACGCCGGCGACGACCTCGTGCCCACGGTCGGTCAGCAACCGGGTCAGGCCCTCCCTGAGCAGCACTGAATCCTCGGCGATGACCACCCGCACCCTGTCCTCCACGACGTCCGGCCCCCGAGCCTGTTGCGTCCGGCCGGCTGTCTCCGGCCTGGTCCCACGGCTCCTCAGTATCCCGCGATCGGCCGGTCCTCACCGGGCCTGTGGATAACCCGGCCTGCTGTTTTCCGATCCCGCGGCCGGGAGGGGCTGGTTTCCGGCCGCGTGCACATGCAGACGCGTCCGCCTCCGGGGGCCGGAGGCGGACGTCGGGGCTTCTTTCTGTACGGCCCTAAGTGCGGCCCGCTCCTATACGGCCCGCCAGGGCAGCTCGGCCGTGATCCGGGTGGGCCCGCCCACCGGCGAGTCCACGACCAGGATCCCGTCCACCGCGTCCAGGCGTTCGGCGAGCCCCGCGAGACCCGACCCGGCGGAGGTGTCCGCACCGCCGATGCCGTTGTCGACGACCTGGAGCATCAGCCGGTTCTCCACCCGCCAGACGTCCACGCCCGCCCAGGTGGCCCGCGCGTGCTTGCTGATGTTCTGCAGCAGCTCCGAGACGGTGAAGTAGGCGATGCCCTCGATCGCGGGCACCGGCCGCTGAGTCAGATCGACCTGCACCTCGACCGGGACGGTGCAGCGGGAGGCGACCGAGGAGAGCGCGGCGTCCAGGCCCCGGTCGGTCAGTACGGCCGGGTGGATGCCGCGGGCCAGGTCGCGCAGCTCCTGCAGCGCCGTCTTCACCTCGCCGTGCGCCTCGTCCACCATGCGGGCCGCGGCCTGCGGGTCCTCCGTCAGCTTCTCCTTCGCCAGCCCCAGATCCATGGCCAGCGCCACCAGGCGGGCCTGCGCCCCGTCGTGCAGATCGCGCTCGATGCGCCGCAGATCGGCGGCGGCCGTGTCGACCACGACCCCGCGGTCCGACTCCAGCTCCACCACGCGCGTGGCTAGCCGCGACGGCCCGAGCAGCCCGTGCACCAGCAGCCGGTCCACCATCGTCAGCGCCCGCACGATCCAGGGCGTCGCCAGCGTGAAGAGCAGTCCCACCAGCGCCGTCACGGTGATCTCGAACGGGTTGTCGAGGTAGATACGGTGCGTCTCGTCGCCGTAGAGCTGGATGCCGCCCTGGCCGCCGTACAGCGGGAAGAGCCAGAACCACAGGGGGTACGTCAGCAGGGTCCAGCCGATGGCCCAGAAGTTCACCGCGACGACGAAGGAGAAGACCGCCCACGGCAGGTGCAGCACCGCGTACAGCAGGGAGCGCCAGGAGGTGCCGCTCTTCAGGACGGCGCCCATCCAAGCCAGGAAGCCCTGCTTGCGCATCCGCAGCGGCTCCGGGTCCGCGACCTCCAGATCCAGCAGACCACGCGCGCGTGCCCGCTCCAGCGCCCCGAACCCCCGGCAGCCGGCCAGGCCCGCCGCCAGCACCGGAATCCCCAGGAACGTCACCAGCAGTCCCGCCCCCAGCGACACCATGGTGACCGCGTACACGAAGAGCACAATGCTGATCGGCAGGCTCAGCAGCAGATAGCCGAGCTCGCGCCAGTGGCGTCCCTCGAACGGTGCCCGCAGCCCGGCGGGCAGTCGGTGTTCGCGCTCACTCTCGGGGAAACCGAGCCCGTAACCCTGTCCGTACTCCGTGGCCATCGGCGTCGTCCGTTTCTGCTCGTGCGGCTGCGTGTCTGCGATACCTCCACCCTCCTGGGCCGCAGGTCGGCGGGCCATGGAGTCCGTCGGCGTCTTGGACGGGGGGTTTTCCCTACCCCTTCTCCGGCACCCGGTCGCGCCACGGCAGCTCGGCCGTCACCGTGGTCGGGCCGCCCTGCGGGGAGTCGATGACGAACAGCCCGTCCACGGCCCCGAGCCGGTCCGCGAGCCCGCGCATCCCCGTACCGCCGTCCAGCCGCGCGCCCCCGCGCCCGTCGTCCCATACCTGGAGCAGCAGCCGGTCGTCCGACCGCCACACCTCGATCGAGGCGGTGCGGGCCGCGCTGTGCTTGCTGATGTTCTGCAGCAGCTCCGAGACGGTGAAGTAGGCGATGCCCTCGATGGCCGCGGCCGGCCGCGCGCCCAGATCGACGGTCACCTTCACCGGAACCGTGCACCGCGAGGCGACCGACGACAGCGCGGCATCCAGCCCCCGGTCGGTGAGCACCGCCGGATGGATCCCGCGCGCGAGATCCCGCAACTCCTGCAGCGCGAGCTTCACCTCACCGTGCGCCTCCGCGATCATCGAGGCGGCGTAGTCCGGGTCCTCCAGAAGCTTCTCCTTGGCCAGGCCGAGCCCCATGGCCAGCGCCACCAGGCGGGCCTGCGCCCCGTCGTGCAGATCGCGCTCGATGCGCCGCAGATCGGCGGCGGCCGTATCGACCACCACCCCCCGGTCGGACTCCAGCTCGGCGATACGACGCTCCAGCTCGTCCGAGGGCGACAGCAGCCCCCGTACCATCGCCCGGTCCGCGTTCGTCAGACCCCGCGCAATGAACGGCAGCACCGGCCACAGCACGAACAGCGAGGTCAGCGTGATGGTGAAGGTGAGAATCCCCCAGGGCAGCCGGATGAAGTCGTACAGCACCGTCCGCCAGCCCACCGGGTCCTTCAACATCAGCCAGAGCTGCGCGAAGAAGCCGTTCCGGCTGCCGCGCAGCCTGAGCGGGCTCGGCTCGTCCACCCGCACCCCGAGCAGCGCCCGGGCGCGCGCCCGCTCCAGCTTGCCCAGCTGCCGCGCGCCCATCAGCCCCGCCGCCAGCAGCGGGAAGCCGACCACCGTGACCGTCAGTCCGGCCCCGGTGAACAGCATCGTCGCGACATAGACGAAGCCGAACAGCGCCATCGGGAGGTTCGCCAGAAGGTGCGCGATCTCCTTCCAGGTGTGCCGGTCATAGGCGAAACGAGCCGGCGGCAGCCGGTCGCTGTCGGCTGCGTCGGCCCTGTGGGCGCGGTTCGGTGACGGGTGGCGTTCGGTCATATGGGCTAGCGTGCCGGTCGAGAGGCGCTCGCGCCATGAGGCGGACCGCCGCCCTCCCCTGGGGAAAACCCCACCTGCGCCCCACAAGCCATGACAGGCCGCTTACGCTCGCTTTAGCAGGGCCTAGACTCCCGTGCGTAGAGATCGTCGAATAGATCGTCGAACTTTGGATCGTCGAACGGCTGTGTTCACTGAGGTCAGGGAGCGAGGGACGGACGTGCCGGAAACGACCGTCGTCGTCGCGGCGGACAAGGGTGTCGTCGTCTCGGCGGAGTACTTCCAGTCCTACTCGGTCGTGGGACTGCTCGCCTTGGTCGGCGTGCTGTTCGTCGCGGTCGCCTTCGGGGCTGGGCGCCTGCTGCGGCCCGTGGTGCCGACGCCCGAGAAACTGCTGACGTACGAGTGCGGAGTCGACCCCGTCGGCGAGGGCTGGGCCCACACCCAGGTCCGCTATTACGTCTATGCCTTTCTGTACGTGATCTTCGCTGTCGACTCGATCTTCCTGTTCCCCTGGGCGACGGTCTTCGCCGCGCCCGGCTACGGCGCCACCACCCTCGTCGAGATGTTCATCTTCCTCGGCTTCCTGGCCGTGGGTCTGCTGTACGCATACAAGAAGGGCGTCCTGTCATGGACGTGACCCCCTCCTCTTCCGAGCCCGTGCTGCTGCCGGAGCCGAAGCGGCTGGGCGCGCTCGCTCGCCTTGCGCCCGAGCCGATGAAGGTCGTCCTGAACTGGGGCCGCCGCTACTCGCTCTGGGTCTTCAACTTCGGCCTCGCCTGCTGCGCGATCGAATTCATCGCGGCGTCGATGGCCCGCCACGACTTCATCCGCCTCGGCGTGATCCCCTTCGCGCCGGGCCCCCGCCAGGCCGACCTGATGATCGTCTCCGGCACGGTCACCGACAAGATGGCACCCGCGGTGAAGCGCCTGTACGAGCAGATGCCCGAGCCGAAATACGTCATTTCCTTCGGCGCTTGCAGCAACTGCGGCGGTCCGTACTGGGACTCGTACGCGGTGACCAAGGGCGTCGACCAGATCATCCCGGTGGACGTCTACGTACCCGGCTGCCCGCCACGCCCCGAGGCGCTGCTCCAGGGGATCCTGAAACTCCAGGAGAAGATCGCCCGGGAGTCGCTGGGGGAGCGGTACGGGGTGGCACGCCCTTCGGCGGCGGCTTTGCAGAGTGGGTTGGTGGAGGGGCCGCGGTCGGAGTCGGGGCCGGGGGCCGGGTCGGGCGCGGGTTCGACTGTGGCTTCGGCTTCGGGTTCCGCTACGGGTTCGGCTTCGAGTTCCGGTATGGCTTCGGCTGCGGCGAATGGGTCGGCGGCGGCTGGGTCTGAAGCGGCTCCTTCTGATTCGGTCAACGGATCGGCTGCGGGGTCTGGTTCCCGATCGGCGGCGGGTCCTGGATCGGGTTCGGAGTCCGGGTCGGGTTCGGGCTCCGGGTCTGCGGCTGGCTCTGATTCGGTCAACGGATCGGCTGGGGGCTCTGGTTCCCGGTCGGCGGCGGATTCTGGTTCGGGTGATGGATCGGCTTCCGGCTCCGGCTCGGCCAACGGATCGACTGACGACTCCGGTTCGGCTGTCGGCTCGACCAACGGGTCGGCTTCCGGCTCGGGTTCGACCAGCAGCTCCGGCTCGGGTTCGACTACCGGTTCCGGCTCCGGTTCGGCTGCCGGTTCAGGCTCCGGCTCCGGTTCGGGCGAGGCTTCCGACACGGGGGAGGAGAGATGAGCACGGTCGGCTGGCTGCCCGCCCCCGTCGAGGAACTCTTCGGCGCGGAGGCCACCGCCGAGGAGTCCTACGAGGTCCTGACCGTCGACGTCCCGCCGGCGTCCTGGACCGCGGCGCTCCGTACGGCACGTGACGAGCTGGGCTGCACGTACTTCGACTGGCTGAGCGCTGTCGACGAACCCGGCACGGGCTTCCGGGTCGCCGCCCACGTGGCCGCCCTGGCCCCGGTACGCCGACTGCTGCTGCGCACGACGGTGCCGCACGAGGCTCCGGTACTGGAGTCCGCGGTCACGGTCTACGCAGGCGCGGCCTGGCACGAACGCGAGACGCACGAGATGTTCGGCGTCACCTTCGAAGGCCACCCGGCCCTGGACCACCTCCTCCTCCCGGAGACTTTCGAGGGCCACCCCCTGCGCAAGGACTTCGTCCTGGCAGCCCGGGTCACCAAGGCCTGGCCCGGCGCGAAGGAACCGGGCGAGTCCGAACACGGCGGCCCCAAGCGCCGCCAGATGCTTCCCCCCGGCGTCCCCGACCCGAACGAGTGGGGCCCGCTGAAGGGCCAACTCCCGCCTGCCCCGGCCCGCCCGGCGCGGGGTGCGGGTCGCGCCGCGGGCGAACGTCCGACGCGAGCTGCGGGTGCGGCTGCCGGGGAGCGTCCGGTACGCCGTGCCCGGTCGGCTTCGGAAGGCTCCGCAAGCCAGGCCGCGGCGGCCGGTACGGCGGCACCTTCGGCGGAGGGCGCCCCCGCGGCGACTCCCCCGCGTCGAACGCGCAGCGCGAGCGAGGGCTCGGCGAGTCAGCAGGCGGGTACGGCGGCGGCCGGGACTACCGGTCCGGGGACCGGCGCCGCGGCCCCACGCCGGTCCCGCAGCGCGAGCGAGGGCTCCGCTTCCCAGCACACCCAGCCCTCGGCGGCCGAGGACACGCCCGCTGAGCCGCCCAGGACCCCCCGCAGCACGGACGCCCCCTGGCACGACGCCCGCCCGGCCTTCGAGGAACCGGCCGCGAAGGAGCCGACGCCGACGGATGAGCAGGCGCCTGAGGATGCCGGGGCGCCGACGGGCGAGCCGACACCGGCGGCCG of the Streptomyces sp. NBC_00287 genome contains:
- a CDS encoding sensor histidine kinase gives rise to the protein MATEYGQGYGLGFPESEREHRLPAGLRAPFEGRHWRELGYLLLSLPISIVLFVYAVTMVSLGAGLLVTFLGIPVLAAGLAGCRGFGALERARARGLLDLEVADPEPLRMRKQGFLAWMGAVLKSGTSWRSLLYAVLHLPWAVFSFVVAVNFWAIGWTLLTYPLWFWLFPLYGGQGGIQLYGDETHRIYLDNPFEITVTALVGLLFTLATPWIVRALTMVDRLLVHGLLGPSRLATRVVELESDRGVVVDTAAADLRRIERDLHDGAQARLVALAMDLGLAKEKLTEDPQAAARMVDEAHGEVKTALQELRDLARGIHPAVLTDRGLDAALSSVASRCTVPVEVQVDLTQRPVPAIEGIAYFTVSELLQNISKHARATWAGVDVWRVENRLMLQVVDNGIGGADTSAGSGLAGLAERLDAVDGILVVDSPVGGPTRITAELPWRAV
- a CDS encoding sensor histidine kinase, which translates into the protein MTERHPSPNRAHRADAADSDRLPPARFAYDRHTWKEIAHLLANLPMALFGFVYVATMLFTGAGLTVTVVGFPLLAAGLMGARQLGKLERARARALLGVRVDEPSPLRLRGSRNGFFAQLWLMLKDPVGWRTVLYDFIRLPWGILTFTITLTSLFVLWPVLPFIARGLTNADRAMVRGLLSPSDELERRIAELESDRGVVVDTAAADLRRIERDLHDGAQARLVALAMGLGLAKEKLLEDPDYAASMIAEAHGEVKLALQELRDLARGIHPAVLTDRGLDAALSSVASRCTVPVKVTVDLGARPAAAIEGIAYFTVSELLQNISKHSAARTASIEVWRSDDRLLLQVWDDGRGGARLDGGTGMRGLADRLGAVDGLFVIDSPQGGPTTVTAELPWRDRVPEKG
- a CDS encoding NADH-quinone oxidoreductase subunit A; amino-acid sequence: MPETTVVVAADKGVVVSAEYFQSYSVVGLLALVGVLFVAVAFGAGRLLRPVVPTPEKLLTYECGVDPVGEGWAHTQVRYYVYAFLYVIFAVDSIFLFPWATVFAAPGYGATTLVEMFIFLGFLAVGLLYAYKKGVLSWT
- a CDS encoding NADH-quinone oxidoreductase subunit C, with the translated sequence MSTVGWLPAPVEELFGAEATAEESYEVLTVDVPPASWTAALRTARDELGCTYFDWLSAVDEPGTGFRVAAHVAALAPVRRLLLRTTVPHEAPVLESAVTVYAGAAWHERETHEMFGVTFEGHPALDHLLLPETFEGHPLRKDFVLAARVTKAWPGAKEPGESEHGGPKRRQMLPPGVPDPNEWGPLKGQLPPAPARPARGAGRAAGERPTRAAGAAAGERPVRRARSASEGSASQAAAAGTAAPSAEGAPAATPPRRTRSASEGSASQQAGTAAAGTTGPGTGAAAPRRSRSASEGSASQHTQPSAAEDTPAEPPRTPRSTDAPWHDARPAFEEPAAKEPTPTDEQAPEDAGAPTGEPTPAAESTPAEPTPREASTPPESSTPTSAPAPSEEPSQAAPQPEPTPATEETPAAPEHAREDTAVPSEAPEDSTEVHDAPSEAPEGPSQAPEDPKNPAGGPQ